A section of the Ogataea parapolymorpha DL-1 chromosome II, whole genome shotgun sequence genome encodes:
- a CDS encoding 5'-nucleotidase yields the protein MQFTSLFVLATSLVAASAQNILLTNDDGWAATNIRALYRDLKASGHNVVMVAPARQYSGNGGRFITPTTSTLTAAAVFDYPPAGSPAWGHEEDDLNVWYFDGSPAACVALGLDYVVPKYFDNMTIDIVLGGPNEGNNLGERDYVLSGTIGAAYYATERGYPAIAFSGANSNNSFFKDNLDEDPDHAPNIYSKYAIEVVETLAKSQGDGDRLLPESYALNVNFPAAGSDINASCRELTFRHTRFTGSKSLAYKVEYDDTAENMKQTTLATSAVQNCAAGDCELPDEFTIINNGNCEGTISVFTIDFDASEQLTEQTLSLFESVLGK from the coding sequence ATGCAATTCACTTCTCTGTTCGTCCTTGCAACATCTCTGGTTGCAGCTTCCGCCCAAAACATCCTTCTGACCAACGACGATGGATGGGCCGCTACCAACATCAGGGCCCTTTACAGAGATCTCAAAGCTTCTGGACACAATGTTGTCATGGTAGCTCCTGCTAGACAGTACTCCGGAAACGGAGGCAGATTCATCACTCCGACAACTTCGACCCTCACAGCCGCAGCAGTCTTCGATTATCCGCCAGCCGGATCGCCAGCGTGGGGTCACGAGGAGGACGATTTGAACGTGTGGTATTTCGACGGGTCGCCGGCCGCGTGCGTCGCCCTCGGACTGGACTATGTGGTTCCTAAGTACTTCGACAATATGACCATTGACATCGTTTTAGGCGGTCCTAATGAGGGCAACAACCTCGGAGAAAGAGACTATGTTCTTTCAGGAACCATTGGCGCCGCCTACTATGCCACAGAAAGAGGCTATCCGGCCATTGCGTTCTCCGGAGCAAACTCCAACAATTCGTTTTTCAAGGACAacctggacgaggaccCGGACCACGCCCCTAACATTTACTCCAAGTACGCCATCGAGGTGGTCGAAACTCTGGCAAAAAGCCAGGGCGACGGGGACCGTCTGCTGCCGGAATCGTACGCGCTGAACGTCAACTTCCCTGCCGCAGGCTCCGACATCAACGCCTCGTGCAGAGAACTCACATTCAGACACACGCGATTCACCGGTTCTAAGAGTCTCGCGTACAAGGTGGAGTACGACGACACGGCAGAAAACATGAAGCAGACGACGCTGGCTACTTCCGCAGTGCAAAACTGTGCTGCCGGCGACTGCGAGCTGCCAGACGAGTTCAccatcatcaacaacggCAACTGCGAGGGCACAATCTCCGTGTTCACAATCGATTTCGACGCGAGCGAGCAGCTCACCGAGCAGACGCTTTCGTTGTTTGAGTCTGTGCTGGGAAAATag
- a CDS encoding 5'-nucleotidase, with the protein MKFSSLLAIATSLVAISAKNILLTNDDGWAATNIRAFYRDLKAAGHNVVMVAPAVQMSGNGGKFQLAASNTLETDAEFGYPPAGSPSWGHEEDDLNVWYYNGTPAACVAVALDYILPTYFNNMTVDVVLGGPNEGTNLGERDFVLSGTIGAAYYATERGYSAIALSGANSNNSFFKDNLDDDPNHSANIYSRKSVELLDALFEKQGDNERLFPLSTGLNVNFPKAGSDVGSDCLDPVFYHSRQTGQGFFVYGAGVNEETNLVEELSLYDNALDVCSAGDCSLPAEFEIIKNCASAITVFSLDPDSKKNVTDDVIAKFDFILS; encoded by the coding sequence ATGAAATTCAGTTCTCTACTCGCCATCGCAACCTCCCTGGTTGCTATCTCTGCGAAGAACATTCTCCTGACCAACGACGACGGTTGGGCTGCCACTAATATCAGAGCTTTCTACAGAGACCTCAAGGCCGCTGGTCATAATGTCGTCATGGTGGCACCTGCTGTGCAGATGTCCGGTAACGGTGGAAAGTTCCAGCTTGCAGCCTCTAACACACTCGAGACGGACGCTGAGTTCGGCTACCCGCCAGCGGGCTCTCCTTCGTGGGGCCACGAGGAGGACGATCTGAACGTGTGGTACTACAACGGCACCCCTGCAGCTTGCGTGGCGGTGGCTCTGGACTACATTCTTCCCACCtatttcaacaacatgACCGTCGACGTTGTTCTTGGTGGTCCGAACGAAGGAACCAACCTGGGAGAAAGAGACTTTGTTCTTTCGGGAACCATTGGCGCCGCCTACTACGCCACAGAACGCGGGTATTCTGCCATTGCGCTCTCCGGAGCAAATTCCAACAATTCGTTTTTCAAGGACAATCTCGACGACGATCCAAACCATTCTGCCAACATCTACTCCAGGAAGTCTGTCGAGCTACTTGACGCATTGTTTGAGAAGCAGGGTGACAACGAAAGACTGTTCCCTCTTTCCACCGGGCTGAACGTcaattttccaaaagcCGGTTCCGACGTTGGCTCTGACTGTTTGGACCCAGTCTTCTATCACTCCAGACAAACAGGCCAGGGCTTTTTCGTCTACGGTGCAGGAGTCAACGAGGAGACCAATCTTGTGGAGGAACTTTCTTTGTATGACAACGCGCTTGACGTGTGTTCTGCCGGTGACTGCTCGCTGCCTGCTGAGtttgaaatcatcaagaatTGTGCCTCTGCCATTACTGTGTTCTCGCTGGACCCAGACTCCAAGAAAAACGTAACAGACGACGTGATCGCCAAGTTCGACTTTATCCTGAGCTGA
- a CDS encoding Protein kti12 — protein MPLIVFAGYPSCGKTTWAVKLKDQLEEKIASLEKGEPGANLKVVLHNDQNLGIQHDAYTDSTKEKAARSAQISAVKRDISKSTIVILDSMAYIKGFRYQLHCESKALSTPHCVIQVITPLEKCLEWNRNRKEGERWDEKVMEELVLRYEEPDGQNKWDSPLIPIGYDDPELPFDDIWAAIALKKGPRPNQSTVTKPAIEINFLQELDRVTARVVQEVVQYQEMNGIGGVVRVNVEGGECVVEMPTREVSIAQLQRFRRAYVGLNRMRNVGVDRIGVLFGEYLTRAMNQ, from the coding sequence ATGCCTCTGATTGTGTTTGCAGGCTACCCTTCGTGCGGCAAGACTACGTGGGCAGTCAAGCTGAAAGATCAGCTGGAGGAAAAGATTGCTAGCCTGGAAAAAGGAGAGCCCGGGGCGAATCTTAAGGTGGTTCTGCACAACGACCAGAATCTAGGAATTCAGCATGACGCATACACCGACTCCACCAAAGAGAAGGCCGCGCGCTCGGCTCAGATCTCTGCGGTGAAAAGAGACATCTCGAAGTCCACCATAGTCATTTTGGACTCAATGGCTTACATTAAAGGTTTTAGATACCAACTGCACTGCGAAAGCAAAGCGTTGAGCACGCCGCACTGTGTGATCCAAGTAATAACGCCCTTGGAGAAGTGTCTGGAATGGAACAGAAATagaaaagaaggagaaagatGGGACGAGAAGGTGATGGAAGAGCTCGTGCTGCGGTATGAGGAGCCAGATGGTCAGAACAAATGGGATTCTCCGCTGATCCCTATTGGCTATGACGACCCAGAGCTACCGTTTGACGACATATGGGCTGCAATTGCGCTGAAAAAAGGTCCTCGGCCGAACCAGTCCACGGTAACGAAACCAGCGATAGAAATCAActttctccaagaactAGACCGGGTGACTGCGCGGGTGGTCCAAGAGGTGGTCCAGTACCAGGAGATGAACGGAATCGGGGGAGTTGTGCGGGTGAATGTTGAAGGCGGAGAGTGCGTGGTGGAGATGCCCACGCGCGAAGTCTCGATCGCACAGCTGCAACGGTTCAGAAGAGCCTACGTGGGGCTAAACAGAATGAGAAACGTGGGGGTCGACAGAATCGGCGTGCTTTTTGGCGAGTACCTTACCAGAGCAATGAACCAGTGA
- a CDS encoding putative mitochondrial GTPase, whose amino-acid sequence MSAIARAVREIQKFYQQVSGRKIEKIPDFKPRVRFPDYNVPLTDFQGHQVTALKRMRRLAPEIDLVIELRDARAPITTTNFLLDRIFKGKQKIVLYTKAEQSLINQRIIKQWNVRNESWSFFDKKRYNHTAKVANMILEKYNLMHPPPPLGMKVIVAGMPNVGKSTLVNKLRHKLAIDQGKKKDVAKVERGGGTTRVTSEMIKISEDPLIYVYDTPGVLMPTVANSKAMLTHALLRTVDNTTVDPIIAADYLLYIWNLLSPDGHFYRSFTKTPTNDIQYLLECVARKKMYTKNKVGKTRPSVSPNGYDLKAAALALQEQLRIEQTNRLAFDLDMMRDLSKKEIAEILEAERVRVGEMEMEYLD is encoded by the coding sequence ATGTCTGCCATTGCCAGGGCGGTCAGAGAGATCCAGAAGTTCTATCAGCAGGTCTCGGGCAGGAAAATTGAGAAGATCCCTGATTTCAAGCCTCGTGTTCGATTTCCAGATTATAATGTCCCCCTGACCGACTTTCAGGGCCACCAGGTAACGGCGCTCAAAAGAATGAGGAGACTGGCCCCAGAAATTGATCTCGTGATCGAACTGCGAGATGCGCGCGCTCCCATCACAACCACGAATTTTCTCCTCGACCGAATATTCAAAGGAAAGCAAAAGATCGTTCTCTACACGAAAGCCGAGCAATCCTTAATTAACCAAAGGATCATCAAGCAATGGAATGTCAGAAACGAGAGTTGGAGTTTCTTTGACAAGAAGAGATACAACCACACAGCCAAAGTTGCCAATATGATACTTGAGAAATACAATTTGATGCACCCACCGCCGCCTCTAGGAATGAAAGTTATAGTTGCAGGCATGCCAAATGTGGGTAAGTCGACTTTGGTGAACAAACTGCGCCACAAACTTGCCATTGACCaaggaaagaagaaggacgTGGCCAAGGTCGAGCGTGGGGGAGGAACCACGCGCGTTACGTCTGAGATGATCAAAATCTCAGAAGACCCGTTGATCTACGTCTACGACACGCCGGGAGTGTTGATGCCCACAGTAGCAAACTCCAAGGCTATGCTGACACATGCACTTTTGCGGACTGTCGATAATACGACCGTGGACCCAATCATTGCGGCAGATTATCTCCTCTATATATGGAATCTGCTGAGTCCCGACGGCCATTTTTACCGGTCATTCACAAAAACCCCCACAAACGATATCCAGTATCTTCTTGAGTGTGTGGCGCGGAAAAAGATGTACACCAAGAACAAGGTCGGCAAGACGCGTCCGAGTGTGTCGCCAAATGGATATGACctcaaagcagcagcattgGCTCTTCAGGAGCAGCTCAGGATCGAGCAGACGAATCGGCTGGCTTTCGATCTTGATATGATGCGAGATCTAAGCAAAAAAGAGATTGCCGAGATACTAGAAGCGGAGAGAGTCAGAGTTGGAGAGATGGAGATGGAATATTTGGActaa
- a CDS encoding Exportin-1: METILDFSKELDIKLLDSVVDAFYNGSGETQKQAQEVLTKFQNHPDAWTRADQILQYSSDPQAKYIALSILDNLIKTKWKALPEEQRLGIRNFIASMIIVMCDDDAQFVSQKALIQKSDLTLVQIIKQDWPANWPNFIPEIVQSSRAGFNVCENNMVILKLLSEEIFDFSAEQMTQAKAKSLKTRMCDEFSEIFKLCFEVLDKASKPSLIVATLKSLLRYIPWIPLGYIFETDLLNLLSTKFLPVEEFRSITLKCLTEVSQLIAHQYDDKFVTMFALTTENLLKIIPIDIDLKNTYKYANSADQEFLQDLAMYLVTFLSNHLEPLEQNTNLRELLLAAHQYLVGLSRIEERELFKTCLDYWSKLVSGLYQEIQTLPLQDASPLMQLQYNTRGGALNPEILRNYNLRKNIYSDILSKLRVVMIENMVRPEEVLVVENDEGEIVREFVKESDTIQLYKSMREVLVYLTHLDINDTEAIMSAKLASQIDGSEWSWHNINTLCWAIGSISGSMDEEREKRFLVTVIKDLLSLTEMKRGKDNKAVVASNIMYIVGQYPRFLKAHWKFLKTVVNKLFEFMHETHEGVQDMACDTFIKITQKCKRHFVVQQQGETGPFIDEIIRNIQETTSDLQPQQVHTFYEACATIISAQNSTQIRNKLLSDLMHLPNVAWRAVVQQAGDDPQLLSNSDIVKIIANIIKTNVAVCTPLGPGFYTQLGLIYVDMLSLYNAVSGLISDAVANDGLIATKTPKVRGWRTIKKEILILIETYISKADNPEEVVRDLVPNLLSAVLQDYKTNVPDARDAEVLNCLSTLVEKVGELIPDEIVLILANVFEVTLNMINKDFTEYPEHRVEFYKLLREIDLKGFNALVQFPPESFQSFIDAILWAFKHNNRDVENTGLTLCVELLKNIEDLGSNAFAIGFYKNFYFPILSDIFYVLTDSDHKAGFRLQSQLLAKLLELVLENKITEPIYQKDAAPEGTPNSLYLKEYIANMLISVFPQLNQEQVNNFLQALFSSYNQQNKFRGTLRDFLVQIKEFGGDPTDYLFADDREQELLEKNRQEKEKARLVGGLLKPSEMDE; this comes from the coding sequence ATGGAGACGATTCTGGATTTCAGTAAGGAATTGgacatcaagctgcttgattcCGTCGTGGACGCGTTCTACAATGGATCGGGTGAGACTCAGAAACAGGCACAAGAAGTTCTCACCAAATTTCAGAACCATCCGGACGCTTGGACTCGCGCAGATCAGATTCTTCAGTATTCGTCTGATCCCCAGGCCAAATATATCGCGTTATCGATACTGGATAATTTGATCAAGACCAAATGGAAAGCCCTTCCTGAGGAGCAACGACTGGGGATCCGTAACTTTATTGCCAGCATGATCATTGTGATGtgcgacgacgacgcgcAGTTTGTTTCCCAGAAAGCTCTGATTCAGAAGAGCGATTTGACGCTGGtccagatcatcaagcaaGACTGGCCTGCCAACTGGCCCAACTTCATTCCGGAGATCGTGCAGTCGAGCCGTGCTGGATTCAACGTGTGTGAGAACAACATGGTGATTCTCAAATTGCTGTCGGAGGAGATCTTTGACTTCTCTGCTGAGCAAATGACCCAGGCGAAAGCCAAGTCTCTCAAAACGAGAATGTGCGACGAGTTTTCAgaaattttcaaattgtGCTTCGAAGTCCTCGACAAAGCCTCTAAACCCTCATTGATAGTAGCCACGCTGAAGTCTCTGCTCAGATACATTCCATGGATTCCACTGGGATACATTTTCGAAACCGACCTGCTCAACTTACTCTCTACCAAGTTCTTGCCTGTCGAGGAGTTCAGATCCATCACTCTCAAATGCTTAACCGAAGTCTCTCAGCTCATTGCTCACCAATACGACGATAAATTCGTGACTATGTTTGCTCTCACAACGGAAaatttgctcaagatcatTCCTATCGACATAGATCTTAAAAACACATACAAGTACGCAAATTCCGCCGATCAGGAGTTTTTGCAAGATTTGGCAATGTATCTGGTCACGTTTCTTTCGAATCACTTAGAACCACTGGAACAGAATACCAACCTTAGGGAGTTGTTGCTCGCTGCCCATCAATACCTAGTTGGACTCTCGCGGATTGAGGAAAGAGAATTGTTCAAAACCTGTCTTGATTACTGGTCTAAGCTTGTCTCCGGCCTTTATCAAGAGATTCAAACACTCCCGTTACAGGACGCATCACCTTTGATGCAGTTACAGTATAATACTAGAGGTGGTGCTTTGAATCCAGAAATACTCAGGAATTACAATCTCAGAAAGAATATCTATAGTGACATTCTGTCGAAGTTGAGAGTCGTCATGATTGAAAACATGGTTAGACCTGAAGAAGTTTTGGTTGTGGAAAATGATGAGGGAGAAATCGTGAGAGAGTTCGTCAAGGAAAGTGACACGATTCAACTCTACAAGTCGATGAGGGAGGTCTTAGTGTACTTGACACATCTGGATATAAATGATACCGAGGCAATCATGTCTGCCAAGCTTGCAAGTCAGATTGATGGTTCAGAATGGTCGTGGCATAACATCAATACCCTGTGTTGGGCCATTGGATCTATTTCCGGATCCATGGACGAAGAACGCGAAAAGCGATTCCTGGTCACCGTTATCAAGGATTTGCTTTCGCTGACCGAAATGAAGAGAGGCAAAGATAACaaagctgttgttgctTCTAACATCATGTATATTGTTGGTCAGTACCCAagatttttgaaagcaCATTGGAAGTTCCTGAAGACTGTTGTCAACAAACTCTTTGAGTTTATGCATGAAACTCACGAGGGTGTCCAGGATATGGCTTGTGATACGTTTATCAAGATCACCCAAAAGTGTAAGAGACACTTCGTCGTTCAACAGCAGGGAGAGACGGGGCCAttcatcgacgagatcattCGTAACATCCAGGAAACCACATCTGATCTTCAGCCTCAACAAGTGCATACTTTCTACGAAGCTTGTGCTACCATAATTTCCGCTCAGAACTCTACACAAATCAGAAACAAGTTGCTCTCCGATCTTATGCATCTGCCAAATGTCGCCTGGAGGGCTGTTGTccaacaagctggtgatgaTCCACAGCTCCTTTCAAACTCAGATATTGTGAAAATTATCGCTAACATCATCAAAACAAATGTTGCAGTTTGCACGCCATTGGGCCCTGGCTTCTACACTCAACTGGGTCTTATCTATGTTGACATGTTGTCTCTTTACAATGCCGTCAGCGGGTTGATCTCTGACGCCGTTGCGAATGACGGTTTAATTGCCACCAAAACGCCAAAGGTGAGAGGTTGGAGAACGATCAAAAAGGAGATTCTGATTTTGATCGAAACATATATCTCCAAAGCTGACAATCCAGAGGAAGTCGTTCGTGATTTGGTTCCAAACCTGCTATCGGCGGTTCTGCAAGATTACAAGACTAACGTTCCAGATGCCAGAGACGCAGAGGTTTTGAACTGTTTGTCCACGCTTGTCGAAAAGGTCGGAGAGCTGATTCCTGACGAAATTGTTCTTATTCTCGCCAATGTTTTCGAGGTCACTCTGAATatgatcaacaaggactTCACGGAGTATCCTGAGCACAGAGTTGAATTCTACAAGCTGCTTCGTGAGATTGATCTCAAAGGTTTCAACGCCTTGGTTCAATTCCCACCTGAGTCCTTCCAGTCCTTTATTGACGCTATATTGTGGGCCTTCAAGCACAACAACAGAGATGTCGAGAACACCGGTCTGACTCTCTGTGTCGAGCTCTTGAAGAATATTGAGGATTTGGGATCTAACGCTTTTGCTATTGGATTTTACAAAAATTTCTATTTCCCTATTCTCAGCGATATCTTCTATGTGCTGACGGACTCGGATCACAAGGCAGGCTTCAGACTGCAGTCACAACTGTTGGCTAAGCTTCTCGAGCTGGTGTTGGAAAACAAGATCACAGAGCCAATTTATCAGAAGGATGCTGCTCCAGAGGGTACTCCCAACTCTCTCTACCTCAAGGAGTACATCGCCAACATGCTGATAAGCGTATTCCCTCAACTGAACCAGGAGCAGGTCAACAACTTCTTGCAGGCTCTTTTCTCCTCATACAACCAACAAAACAAGTTCAGAGGAACACTTAGAGACTTCCTGGTGCAAATCAAGGAGTTTGGTGGAGACCCAACCGATTACTTGTTTGCTGACGACAGAGAGCAAgagctgttggagaagaacaggcaagaaaaagaaaaagcccGTCTTGTCGGCGGTTTGTTGAAACCTTCGGAGATGGACGAGTAG
- a CDS encoding Oxysterol-binding protein, with amino-acid sequence MPSFTSKLLGKSGSDKDKHQEKNVSDDIEDIDEVDDQGQSILMGIISQLRPGSDLSRITLPTFILERKSMLERITNQLQQPDILLAAHSATDPVERFVTVVKWYMSCWHIAPKAVKKPLNPILGEYFTCYWDLPNGSQAYYVAEQTSHHPPKSSYFYIIPDHNIRVDGMVVPKSKFLGNSTAAIMEGVTKLSFLDIVDEETGECEFYTMTQPNMYARGILFGTLKFELGDHLILQCPRNNLIADIEFKTKGFISGSYNVIEGQIKNTKTGEVLYELSGKWSEEMYIKDTKTGKKSVFFDCQHSTPLKPKVRDISEQGAYESRRLWKKVTDALAQRDHHTATDEKFKIEEEQRVQQKKREEEGVDFHPKLFKQMPVAETARQGNENLEYVIYKDKVLNKDLKAHNPEDLRRHIFEIAPFLPGQQFNPEFEIPAYKKS; translated from the exons ATGCCTTCTTTCACCTCCAAGCTTCTTG GCAAATCCGGTTCAGACAAGGACAAGCATCAGGAGAAGAACGTTTCCGATGACATTGAGGATATCGATGAAGTGGATGATCAGGGTCAGTCAATTTTGATGGGAATTATCTCGCAATTGCGGCCTGGCTCCGACCTGTCTCGAATCACGCTTCCGACCTTTATTCTGGAGAGAAAGAGCATGCTGGAGCGGATAACCAACCAATTGCAACAGCCGGACATACTTTTGGCCGCACATTCCGCGACCGACCCGGTTGAGCGGTTTGTCACTGTAGTGAAGTGGTACATGTCCTGTTGGCACATTGCTCCGAAAGCGGTTAAAAAGCCATTGAACCCGATCCTGGGAGAGTACTTTACGTGTTACTGGGACCTTCCGAACGGGTCTCAGGCATACTACGTTGCTGAGCAAACATCTCACCACCCCCCAAAATCCTCCTATTTCTACATTATTCCAGATCATAACATCAGAGTCGACGGAATGGTTGTTCCGAAGTCCAAGTTTTTAGGCAACTCCACCGCAGCAATCATGGAGGGTGTGACCAAGCTCTCCTTTTTGGACATCGTCGACGAAGAAACCGGCGAATGCGAGTTCTATACAATGACACAGCCAAACATGTATGCCAGAGGTATTCTATTTGGAACTCTGAAGTTTGAGCTCGGAGACCACTTGATATTGCAATGTCCTAGAAACAATTTAATTGCGGACATTGAATTCAAAACCAAAGGATTCATTTCCGGTTCCTACAACGTGATTGAGGGACAGATCAAGAATACCAAGACAGGTGAGGTGCTGTACGAATTGAGTGGAAAGTGGTCGGAAGAGATGTATATTAAAGATACCAAGACCGGCAAGAAATCGGTCTTTTTCGATTGCCAGCACAGCACTCCTTTGAAGCCAAAGGTGAGAGATATTTCTGAGCAAGGGGCTTACGAAAGTCGCAGGTTGTGGAAGAAGGTGACTGACGCTCTGGCGCAACGCGACCATCACACCGCTACAGACGAGAAATTCAAGATTGAAGAGGAACAAAgagtccagcagaaaaaacGTGAAGAAGAGGGCGTGGATTTCCATCCCAAGCTGTTCAAACAAATGCCTGTTGCCGAGACCGCTCGCCAGGGCAACGAAAACTTGGAGTATGTGATCTATAAAGACAAGGTGCTGAATAAAGACCTCAAAGCTCACAACCCAGAAGATTTGCGGAGACATATCTTCGAAATTGCGCCGTTCCTTCCGGGCCAGCAATTCAACCCAGAGTTTGAGATTCCAGCTTACAAGAAGTCCTAG
- a CDS encoding Poly(A) polymerase PAPa, translating to MSTTTKQYGVTAPISTAGPTAKENELNDAMIEELRNQNSFESESETQKRREVLATLQKLTEEFVYTVSRRKNMSEGMARDAGGKIFTFGSYRLGVYGPGSDIDTLVVVPKHVTRDDFFTVFEELLRKRPELNKIQPVPDAFMPIIKTVFDGVDIDLICGRLDIPQVSLDLTLEDNNLLRNIDDRDLRALNGTRVTDQILQLVPQKMVFRHALRTIKLWAQRRAIYANMFGFPGGVAWAMLVARICQLYPNAVGAVIVSKFFQIYLQWKWPQPVLLKPIEDGPLPVRIWNPKLYGQDRLHRMPVITPAYPSMCATHNITASTQKIILKEMQRGLEIMNDIQFGKRTWKDLFAKHDFFFAYKFYLTVITATRDSYEAHLKWSGMVESKLRLLVQKLEVVNGIVLAHPYVKPFSASYICDTEEQVFKIRELYGSLDGEKYAKEHLKKVDIDDDTDMVKLEEEVKKEGKHLVHLLKLYIGLELDLKGRDKKMDIQVPCSDFDSICRNWVNFDKDVYSLSIRHVKLYDLPDDVYSEDEQRPVKKESKKRKGDKNGVSTKKLKSGDEAKVSATLSAGSSASSAAKPLEEPATA from the coding sequence ATGAGCACAACAACCAAGCAGTATGGTGTGACAGCGCCAATATCCACGGCGGGACCAACTGCTAAGGAAAATGAACTGAACGACGCCAtgatcgaggagctcagaAACCAAAATTCGTTCGAAAGCGAGAGCGAGACTCAGAAACGGCGAGAAGTGTTGGCCACGCTGCAAAAGCTCACAGAGGAGTTTGTCTACACCGTTTCACGCCGCAAGAATATGAGTGAGGGAATGGCTCGTGATGCGGGAGGAAAGATCTTTACATTTGGCTCGTACAGACTGGGTGTTTATGGACCGGGCTCGGATATCGATACCCTTGTTGTTGTTCCCAAACATGTGACGAGAGACGACTTCTTTACTGTTTTCGAGGAACTGCTAAGAAAACGCCCAgagctgaacaagatccagcCCGTCCCCGATGCTTTCATGCCCATTATCAAAACCGTGTTCGATGGTGTCGATATCGATCTTATCTGCGGCCGTTTGGATATTCCACAAGTCTCGCTCGATCTCACATTGGAGGATAACAACCTGCTTAGAAACATTGACGATAGAGATCTAAGAGCACTGAACGGTACCAGAGTGACGGATCAAATACTCCAGCTTGTTCCTCAGAAAATGGTTTTCCGTCACGCTCTACGAACGATCAAACTTTGGGCCCAACGAAGGGCCATCTACGCAAACATGTTTGGATTTCCGGGAGGTGTGGCCTGGGCGATGCTGGTTGCTCGTATTTGCCAGTTGTACCCTAACGCCGTGGGAGCAGTCATTGTGTCTaagtttttccagatctACTTGCAGTGGAAGTGGCCACAGCCCGTGCTTTTGAAGCCGATCGAGGACGGTCCATTACCGGTCAGAATCTGGAACCCTAAACTGTATGGACAAGATAGACTTCATAGAATGCCGGTCATCACCCCTGCATATCCTTCCATGTGTGCTACACACAACATCACCGCTTCTACACAGAAAATAATTCTCAAGGAGATGCAACGTGGTTTGGAGATAATGAATGATATCCAATTCGGCAAGCGAACGTGGAAGGATCTTTTTGCCAAACACGACTTCTTCTTTGCATACAAATTCTATCTAACTGTGATCACTGCCACCAGAGACTCCTACGAGGCCCATTTGAAATGGAGTGGTATGGTGGAGTCCAAGCTCCGACTTTTGGtgcagaagctggaggTTGTCAACGGAATTGTGCTGGCACATCCTTATGTGAAGCCGTTCTCGGCATCTTACATCTGCGACACTGAAGAGCAGGTGTTCAAAATTCGGGAGCTCTACGGATCTCTGGACGGGGAAAAATACGCAAAGGAACACCTGAAAAAGGTGGATATTGATGATGACACGGATATGgtgaagctggaggaagaagtGAAGAAAGAGGGCAAGCACCTGGTGCATCTTTTGAAGCTGTACATTGGTCTTGAGCTGGATTTGAAGGGCCGCGACAAAAAAATGGATATCCAGGTTCCGTGCTCTGACTTTGACTCGATTTGCAGAAATTGGGTCAATTTCGACAAAGACGTGTACTCCCTGAGCATCAGGCACGTCAAGTTATACGACCTGCCCGACGATGTGTACTCAGAGGACGAACAGCGTCcggtcaagaaagagagcAAGAAACGGAAAGGCGACAAGAATGGGGTTAGCacgaagaagctgaagagcGGAGACGAGGCAAAGGTCAGTGCAACACTAAGCGCGGGCAGCAGTGCCAGCAGCGCTGCTAAGCCTCTTGAGGAGCCCGCTACTGCTTAG